A window from Bos indicus isolate NIAB-ARS_2022 breed Sahiwal x Tharparkar chromosome 1, NIAB-ARS_B.indTharparkar_mat_pri_1.0, whole genome shotgun sequence encodes these proteins:
- the LOC109563848 gene encoding ribosomal biogenesis factor-like, translating to MAKNKLRGQKSRNVFHIASQKSFKVKNKAKPVTINLKKINIVNDEQVNRVNKAFIDIQKELANFSKGLSLEPLQKQLVPQQCHENVTVNVDEATRLMAQL from the coding sequence ATGGCCAAGAACAAACTAAGAGGGCAGAAGTCCAGGAATGTATTCCACATAGCCAGCCAAAAAAGCtttaaggttaaaaataaagcaaaaccagTTACCATTAATCTTAAGAAGATAAACATTGTGAATGATGAACAAGTTAACAGAGTGAATAAAGCTTTTATAGATATACAGAAGGAACTGGCAAACTTCTCAAAAGGCCTTTCCCTTGAACCTCTGCAGAAACAACTGGTACCTCAGCAGTGTCATGAAAATGTAACAGTTAATGTTGATGAAGCTACAAGATTAATGGCTCAGTTGTAA